A genomic window from Streptomyces broussonetiae includes:
- a CDS encoding EfeM/EfeO family lipoprotein — MRPTTYVVPERLAMPLPRLGTRSVRLRTAPAVFVALAAALAGTVLALSPDNSRTGHAGDDKPGHIAVDVSQSRCGQGWTRPGPGVRTFDLRNSSDGAAEVYLEDPGSQAVYGEVEDIGPGTTRQLTVRLGKGAYAFKCVPDDADAVTGPTVRITSGQPGPAAAPVTEHDLIPPALAYQKWIGGGLDDVVRLTTTLKDAIDRGDLGTARSDWLPAHLEYERLGAAYDAFGDADAQVNGTDAGLPDGVHDKGFAGFHRIEYGLWHGESADGLRAPAAVLVKAVTRLRDSWSQTRMDPAQLGLRAHEILENTVQFELTGRTDYGSGSNLATARANLDGTREVLSRLRPLLTTRYADLPGLDKELDRAQHTLDGFRHGGRWTALGRLSRAQREQTDSVLGDLVERLASVATLCDPRRTV, encoded by the coding sequence ATGAGGCCCACCACGTACGTCGTTCCGGAAAGGCTCGCCATGCCGTTGCCTCGCCTCGGCACGCGGTCCGTTCGTCTCCGGACGGCGCCCGCCGTGTTCGTCGCCCTCGCCGCGGCCCTCGCCGGCACGGTCCTGGCACTCTCCCCGGACAACAGCCGCACAGGCCACGCCGGCGACGACAAGCCCGGACACATCGCCGTCGACGTGTCGCAGAGCCGCTGCGGCCAGGGCTGGACCCGGCCCGGGCCCGGGGTGCGCACCTTCGACCTGCGCAACTCCTCCGACGGCGCCGCCGAGGTCTACCTCGAGGACCCGGGCAGCCAAGCGGTGTACGGCGAGGTGGAGGACATCGGTCCCGGTACGACACGCCAGTTGACGGTCCGGCTCGGCAAGGGGGCGTACGCCTTCAAGTGCGTGCCCGACGACGCCGACGCGGTGACCGGGCCGACGGTGCGCATCACGTCGGGGCAGCCCGGTCCGGCCGCGGCCCCGGTCACCGAGCACGATCTGATCCCGCCGGCGCTCGCCTATCAGAAGTGGATCGGCGGCGGGCTCGACGACGTCGTACGGCTGACGACGACGCTCAAGGACGCGATCGACCGCGGTGACCTCGGCACCGCCCGCTCCGACTGGCTGCCCGCACACCTGGAGTACGAACGGCTGGGGGCCGCGTACGACGCCTTCGGGGATGCGGACGCACAGGTCAACGGGACTGACGCGGGGCTGCCCGACGGGGTGCACGACAAGGGCTTCGCCGGGTTCCACCGTATCGAGTACGGACTGTGGCACGGCGAGTCGGCCGACGGGCTGCGCGCCCCGGCGGCTGTGCTGGTCAAGGCGGTGACCCGGCTGCGTGACAGTTGGTCGCAGACCCGGATGGACCCGGCCCAGCTGGGCCTGCGCGCGCACGAGATCCTGGAGAACACCGTGCAGTTCGAGCTGACCGGCCGCACCGACTACGGCAGCGGCAGCAACCTCGCCACCGCCCGCGCCAACCTCGACGGCACCCGCGAGGTGCTGTCCCGGCTGCGCCCGCTGCTGACCACCCGGTACGCCGATCTGCCGGGCCTGGACAAGGAACTGGACCGGGCCCAGCACACCCTCGACGGCTTCCGGCACGGCGGGCGCTGGACGGCGCTCGGCCGGCTGAGCCGCGCCCAGCGGGAGCAGACCGACTCCGTGCTCGGCGATCTGGTGGAGCGGCTGGCATCGGTGGCCACGCTGTGCGACCCGCGGAGGACCGTGTGA
- a CDS encoding polysaccharide deacetylase family protein, translated as MARHGGRGWHGRVIAAAVGVTAVAAAASVWTAQAGQSGGASPAAPTQHAAPRTVSVSPVIAHASDGGAHAVNITIDDGPDPVWTPQVLQVLRENGVKATFCMIGPQAQAHPDLVRQVVAAGHRLCDHTVSHDTTMDKKSEAYQSQQILDAEQQITKASGGIRPMYYRAPGGAFTPYSRELAASHGMRPLGWNVDSKDFERPGTDAIVATVRRELSNGPTLLFHDAGGDRSQTVAALRTLLPWLKQQGYSFGFPVR; from the coding sequence ATGGCGCGGCATGGCGGGCGGGGTTGGCACGGTCGGGTGATCGCGGCGGCGGTCGGAGTCACGGCGGTCGCCGCCGCCGCCTCGGTGTGGACCGCGCAGGCGGGCCAGTCCGGCGGCGCTTCGCCCGCCGCCCCGACGCAGCATGCCGCACCCAGGACGGTGAGCGTGTCCCCGGTCATCGCCCATGCCTCGGACGGCGGCGCGCACGCGGTCAACATCACCATCGACGACGGCCCGGACCCGGTATGGACCCCGCAGGTGCTCCAAGTGCTGCGCGAGAACGGCGTGAAGGCGACCTTCTGCATGATCGGCCCGCAGGCGCAGGCGCACCCGGACCTGGTCCGCCAGGTGGTGGCGGCCGGGCACCGGCTGTGCGACCACACGGTGTCGCACGACACCACGATGGACAAGAAGTCCGAGGCCTACCAGTCGCAGCAGATCCTGGACGCCGAGCAGCAGATCACCAAGGCGTCCGGCGGCATACGGCCGATGTACTACCGCGCCCCGGGCGGCGCCTTCACTCCGTACAGCCGGGAACTCGCGGCCTCGCACGGGATGCGCCCGCTGGGCTGGAACGTGGACTCCAAGGACTTCGAGCGACCGGGCACCGACGCCATCGTGGCCACCGTCCGGCGCGAGCTGTCAAACGGGCCGACCCTGCTGTTCCACGACGCGGGCGGCGACCGCTCGCAGACCGTGGCCGCGCTGCGCACCCTGCTGCCGTGGCTGAAGCAGCAGGGCTACTCCTTCGGCTTCCCGGTGCGCTGA
- the pip gene encoding prolyl aminopeptidase has translation MPLYPEIEPYETGMLDVGDGNRVHFETCGNPYGRPAVVLHGGPGSGCTPYARRLFDPAAYRIVLLDQRGCGRSTPHASRHDTDMSVNTTAHLMADLELLRRHLGIERWLVWGVSWGSVLALRYAQTHPGVVSELVLTGVATGSNAEVELLTRGLGRVFPDAFERFRSQVPEDERGGSLAAAYSRLLESPDAEVRERAARAWTDWETAMIPAPPRSVARFEDPVFRLGFARTVTHYWGNGHFLGEGDDGGVVLRDAHLLQGIPGTLVQGSLDFGNLLGIVWRLQRDWPGSELVTVGDTGHHTAAPAMAQALVAATDRYARRS, from the coding sequence ATGCCTCTGTATCCGGAGATCGAACCGTACGAGACCGGCATGCTCGACGTGGGCGACGGCAACCGCGTTCACTTCGAGACCTGTGGCAACCCCTACGGCAGGCCCGCCGTCGTGCTGCACGGAGGACCGGGCTCCGGCTGCACCCCGTACGCGCGGCGGCTGTTCGACCCGGCCGCCTACCGGATCGTCCTGCTCGACCAGCGCGGCTGCGGCCGTTCCACCCCGCACGCGAGCCGCCACGACACCGACATGAGCGTGAACACAACGGCCCACCTCATGGCCGACCTGGAACTGTTGCGCCGGCACCTGGGCATCGAACGGTGGCTGGTGTGGGGGGTGTCCTGGGGATCGGTGCTCGCGCTGCGCTATGCGCAGACCCACCCGGGCGTCGTCTCCGAACTGGTCCTGACCGGCGTCGCCACGGGGTCCAACGCCGAGGTCGAGCTGCTGACCCGGGGGCTCGGCCGGGTCTTCCCGGACGCCTTCGAACGGTTCCGGTCCCAGGTGCCCGAGGACGAGCGCGGCGGCAGTCTCGCCGCTGCCTACAGCCGGCTGCTCGAATCCCCCGACGCCGAGGTGCGGGAGCGGGCCGCGCGGGCCTGGACGGACTGGGAGACGGCCATGATCCCGGCGCCGCCGCGCTCGGTCGCGCGCTTCGAGGATCCCGTCTTCCGCCTGGGTTTCGCCCGCACCGTCACGCACTACTGGGGCAACGGCCACTTCCTCGGCGAGGGCGACGACGGCGGCGTGGTCCTGCGCGACGCGCACCTGCTTCAGGGCATCCCCGGCACGCTCGTGCAGGGGAGCCTCGACTTCGGCAACCTGCTCGGCATCGTATGGCGACTCCAACGCGACTGGCCCGGCAGCGAGTTGGTGACGGTGGGCGACACCGGTCACCACACCGCCGCACCGGCCATGGCGCAGGCGCTGGTGGCGGCCACCGACCGGTACGCCCGCCGGTCCTGA
- a CDS encoding DinB family protein — protein MTTPTRLRPLLDQFDHACARLLGRLAGPVMDSGDGTDTRVHPLTDDEYFWEPVPGCWSVRRRTDGPAPRATHLAGGGAWGRDAAPYPHPWPPPVTTLAWRLSHLTEMLALRADHTTGSRSATRAEHPVSGDAAAAVAAFTAGAAAWRQALLSADDTALDTVGHCAYPYGSDAEEPFLDIVWWVNQEVLHHGAEIALLRDLYRAGGRPG, from the coding sequence ATGACGACACCGACCCGACTGCGCCCGCTGCTCGACCAGTTCGACCACGCCTGCGCGCGGCTGCTCGGCCGGCTGGCCGGGCCCGTCATGGACAGCGGCGACGGCACGGACACCAGGGTCCATCCACTGACCGACGACGAGTACTTCTGGGAACCCGTCCCGGGCTGCTGGTCCGTCAGGCGGCGCACGGACGGGCCCGCTCCGAGGGCGACCCACCTGGCGGGCGGCGGCGCGTGGGGACGGGACGCGGCACCCTACCCGCACCCCTGGCCGCCGCCGGTGACGACCCTCGCCTGGCGGCTGAGCCATCTCACCGAGATGCTCGCCCTGCGCGCCGACCACACCACCGGAAGCCGCTCGGCGACCAGGGCGGAGCATCCCGTCAGCGGGGACGCCGCCGCAGCGGTCGCGGCCTTCACGGCCGGCGCGGCCGCCTGGCGGCAGGCCCTGCTGAGCGCGGACGACACGGCGCTGGACACGGTGGGCCACTGCGCCTACCCGTACGGCAGCGACGCCGAGGAGCCGTTCCTCGACATCGTGTGGTGGGTCAACCAGGAAGTCCTGCACCACGGCGCCGAGATCGCCCTGCTCCGCGACCTCTACCGGGCCGGCGGCCGGCCCGGCTGA
- a CDS encoding GNAT family N-acetyltransferase has translation MRNDVQSFAVTHLRRRPAPCEVGGFVAGFDPSTTSPYVNYATPFPGITPTDRDVTDLIAAFRGRGLVPRLEFAPDAAPAVEPVLRRAGFRTEAVHEYLVCTPATLSAPGSGAGQVEVESPATDADYTAIDTALSEAFGGEFAPSPQGAARLRRTAEGGGAVRFVRAAGGGCAGGALCSAPAEGAAELAGVGTVPAYRGRGIAAAVTHCLAATILGGGACSVWLEYSGEGSRRVYERVGFRPGGTRLYVSLER, from the coding sequence ATGCGCAACGATGTCCAGAGCTTTGCCGTCACCCACCTGCGGCGCCGCCCGGCGCCGTGCGAAGTCGGCGGCTTCGTCGCGGGATTCGACCCGTCGACGACCAGCCCGTACGTCAACTACGCCACCCCCTTCCCCGGCATCACGCCCACGGACCGGGACGTCACCGACCTGATCGCCGCGTTCCGCGGGCGGGGCCTGGTGCCCCGGCTGGAGTTCGCCCCGGACGCCGCGCCCGCCGTGGAGCCCGTGCTGCGCCGGGCCGGATTCCGTACGGAAGCGGTGCACGAGTACCTGGTCTGTACGCCCGCCACACTGAGCGCGCCCGGCTCCGGCGCGGGCCAGGTCGAGGTGGAGAGCCCGGCCACGGACGCGGACTACACCGCCATCGACACCGCGCTGTCCGAGGCCTTCGGCGGTGAGTTCGCGCCCTCGCCGCAGGGCGCGGCGCGGTTGCGGCGCACCGCGGAGGGCGGTGGCGCCGTCCGGTTCGTCCGCGCTGCGGGTGGCGGCTGCGCCGGCGGGGCCCTGTGCTCGGCGCCCGCCGAGGGCGCCGCGGAACTCGCCGGTGTCGGCACCGTCCCCGCGTACCGGGGCCGGGGCATCGCCGCCGCGGTCACCCACTGCCTGGCCGCGACGATACTCGGTGGCGGCGCGTGCTCCGTGTGGCTGGAGTACTCGGGCGAGGGCTCGCGCCGCGTGTACGAGCGGGTCGGCTTCCGGCCCGGCGGCACACGGCTGTACGTCTCGCTGGAACGATGA
- a CDS encoding SDR family NAD(P)-dependent oxidoreductase: MDIAGATVLLTGVTGGIGGALAARMSERGARLVLTGRRREALEPLAERYGARMVLADLADPDDVARLAGEAVGTDILIANAALPSSGDVLDYTPEQIDRALAVNLRAPVMLARQLAPGMTAAGRGHICFVGSLSGVAATRSSSLYNATKFGLRGFSLAFRQDLHGTGVGVSIVQPGFVRGVGMFANTGSATPGGVRTVSPEQVVKGVARAITRNVAEVNVAPPELRLLTRIASQFPGFAERVQRRAGAGPATDTIVAAQRSSR, encoded by the coding sequence ATGGACATCGCCGGAGCCACCGTTCTGCTCACCGGTGTCACCGGGGGCATCGGAGGCGCGCTCGCCGCCCGGATGTCCGAGCGTGGTGCCCGTCTCGTCCTCACCGGACGGCGGCGCGAGGCGCTGGAACCCCTCGCCGAGCGGTACGGCGCCCGGATGGTCCTGGCCGATCTGGCCGACCCCGACGACGTGGCACGGCTCGCCGGGGAAGCGGTCGGCACGGACATCCTCATCGCCAACGCGGCCCTGCCCTCCAGCGGCGACGTCCTCGACTACACCCCGGAGCAGATCGACCGGGCCCTCGCGGTGAACCTGCGGGCTCCCGTGATGCTCGCCAGGCAGCTCGCTCCCGGCATGACGGCCGCCGGGCGCGGGCACATCTGCTTCGTCGGATCGCTGTCCGGCGTGGCGGCCACCAGGTCGTCGTCGCTGTACAACGCGACGAAGTTCGGGCTGCGCGGCTTCTCGCTGGCCTTCCGTCAGGATCTGCACGGCACGGGCGTCGGCGTCTCGATCGTCCAGCCGGGCTTCGTACGCGGCGTGGGCATGTTCGCGAACACGGGCTCCGCCACGCCCGGCGGCGTGCGCACCGTGTCGCCGGAGCAGGTCGTCAAGGGCGTGGCGCGGGCGATCACCCGGAACGTCGCCGAGGTCAACGTGGCCCCGCCCGAACTGCGGCTGCTGACCAGGATCGCGTCGCAGTTCCCCGGATTCGCCGAGCGCGTGCAGCGGCGGGCGGGGGCGGGGCCGGCCACGGACACGATCGTGGCCGCGCAACGCTCGAGCCGGTGA
- a CDS encoding TetR/AcrR family transcriptional regulator, which produces MSHAAASPTRQRIITAVLRIIGEDGVAAVTNRRIAREAGVSLGSVTYHFETQHELLRESLLYFVREEARHFTELADQCRTEDIDVEGAASLAGQVARGSALDSAHLAPFELYLHAGRDERLREAAAEAFRAYDRLATRILTALGVPDAERLAATAVALVMGLQLRRLATGSAADDLADALLLLVQGAADHQVPTASGEPAAQ; this is translated from the coding sequence ATGTCGCATGCCGCAGCCTCCCCGACACGTCAGCGCATCATCACCGCCGTGCTGCGGATCATCGGCGAGGACGGGGTCGCCGCGGTCACCAACCGCCGGATCGCCAGGGAGGCCGGCGTCTCGCTCGGCTCGGTCACCTACCACTTCGAGACCCAGCACGAACTGCTGCGGGAGAGCCTGCTGTACTTCGTGCGCGAGGAGGCGCGGCACTTCACCGAGCTGGCCGACCAGTGCAGGACCGAGGACATCGACGTCGAGGGCGCGGCATCCCTGGCCGGTCAGGTCGCCCGCGGCTCGGCACTGGACAGTGCCCATCTCGCGCCCTTCGAGCTGTATCTGCACGCGGGGCGGGACGAGCGGCTGCGGGAGGCGGCGGCGGAGGCGTTCCGGGCCTACGACCGGCTCGCCACCCGGATCCTCACCGCGCTGGGCGTCCCGGACGCCGAACGCCTGGCCGCCACGGCGGTCGCCCTGGTGATGGGCCTGCAACTGCGCCGCCTGGCCACGGGCAGCGCCGCGGACGACCTGGCCGACGCCCTCCTGCTCCTCGTCCAGGGGGCCGCGGACCACCAGGTCCCGACCGCTTCCGGAGAGCCGGCGGCGCAGTAG
- a CDS encoding SpoIIE family protein phosphatase — MEAVPDGGDIPPSTGPGDLLDASTDAAAVISARGVVVGWTRCAVALLGHPATEVVGRSAARLLAMSEDPARLAGIVQRCREGNGWNGRIAVRHRNGRALDVEVRVSASFRIGEDECFLVSASEQRPQWTMGQSVLDGFLTRSPVGMAVMDPQLRYVWMNDTLERFGGVPRDQRLGRRLSELLPGLQAEALETLMRKVFATGLPVTDYEYEGWSWADPHRRHAYSTSFFPLVDADGAITGVCYMVQDVTERWHARQLLTLVNEAGTSIGRTLDVMRTAQELADFAVPRFADFVVVDLLESVLSTEGHGAWLPDAGPAPARTVMCRAALRSVREDCPEAVARVGDKVDFIPPPHDADLLVNGEPLLIPVLDPSDEQWASRSPLRTQRIREFGVHSLIAAPMRARNTVLGLTTFARSLNPVSFGPDEVLVARELVARAAVCVDNARRYTREHTAAVTLQRSLLPPALTGGTALEVASSYLPADPTGGVGGDWFDVIPLSGARVGLVVGDVVGHGITAAASMGRLRTAVQTLAEMEMPPDELLAHLDDLVLRLSDEENAAGTAARSTATFTGATCLYAVYDPVTRRCTMARAGHPPPVVVAPDGRAGFPEIPPGPPLGLGGMSFEATEIELAENSLLGLYTNGLIKGRDHDLERGMARLGEVLAHTEANLDTLCSSAVEQLVPVPQLDDIALLLTRSHALGADQVVSWDVPPDPASVGDLRARATRQVCDWGLQELALTTELVVSELVTNAIRYAAPPIRLRLLRDARLTCEVADASSTVPRLRHARSTDEGGRGLFLVAQLALRWGARYTEQGKIIWAEQQIP; from the coding sequence ATGGAAGCAGTGCCAGATGGCGGTGACATCCCCCCGTCCACGGGACCGGGGGATCTCCTCGACGCGTCCACCGACGCGGCCGCGGTGATCTCCGCGCGCGGCGTCGTGGTCGGCTGGACCCGCTGCGCCGTGGCACTGCTCGGCCACCCGGCGACAGAGGTCGTGGGCCGCTCCGCCGCGCGCCTGCTGGCCATGTCCGAGGACCCCGCACGGCTCGCCGGCATCGTGCAGCGCTGCCGTGAGGGCAACGGCTGGAACGGACGGATCGCCGTACGCCACCGCAACGGCCGGGCCCTCGACGTCGAAGTGCGCGTGTCCGCCTCCTTCCGCATCGGCGAGGACGAGTGCTTTCTGGTGTCGGCGAGCGAACAGCGTCCGCAGTGGACCATGGGCCAGTCCGTCCTCGACGGGTTCCTCACCCGCTCACCGGTCGGCATGGCCGTCATGGATCCGCAGCTGCGCTACGTCTGGATGAACGACACCCTGGAACGTTTCGGCGGGGTGCCCCGCGACCAGCGGCTCGGCCGGCGACTGAGCGAGCTGCTGCCGGGCCTGCAGGCGGAGGCACTGGAAACGCTGATGCGCAAGGTGTTCGCGACGGGGCTGCCCGTGACCGACTACGAGTACGAGGGCTGGAGCTGGGCCGACCCGCACCGCCGGCACGCCTACTCGACCTCGTTCTTCCCGCTGGTGGACGCCGACGGCGCCATCACCGGCGTGTGCTACATGGTCCAGGACGTCACCGAGCGCTGGCACGCCCGCCAGCTCCTGACCCTCGTCAACGAGGCCGGCACCAGTATCGGCCGGACGCTCGACGTGATGCGGACCGCCCAGGAACTCGCCGACTTCGCCGTCCCCCGTTTCGCGGACTTCGTCGTCGTCGACCTGCTGGAATCCGTGCTGAGCACCGAGGGCCACGGAGCCTGGCTGCCCGACGCCGGCCCCGCGCCGGCCCGGACGGTGATGTGCCGCGCCGCGCTGCGCTCGGTGCGCGAGGACTGTCCCGAGGCCGTCGCGCGGGTCGGCGACAAGGTCGACTTCATCCCGCCTCCCCACGATGCCGACCTCCTCGTCAACGGCGAGCCGCTGCTCATCCCCGTCCTCGACCCCTCGGACGAGCAGTGGGCCAGCCGGTCACCCCTGCGTACGCAGCGGATCCGGGAGTTCGGCGTGCACTCGCTGATCGCCGCGCCCATGCGGGCCCGGAACACCGTCCTCGGCCTGACCACCTTCGCCCGGTCGCTCAACCCGGTCTCCTTCGGGCCCGACGAGGTCCTGGTGGCCCGCGAACTGGTGGCACGAGCCGCCGTGTGCGTGGACAACGCCCGCCGGTACACCAGGGAGCACACGGCGGCGGTCACCCTGCAGCGCAGCCTGCTGCCCCCCGCCCTGACCGGCGGCACCGCGCTGGAGGTCGCCTCCTCCTACCTTCCGGCGGACCCCACCGGCGGTGTCGGCGGCGACTGGTTCGACGTGATCCCGCTGTCCGGCGCGCGCGTCGGCCTCGTCGTCGGTGACGTCGTGGGCCACGGCATCACCGCGGCGGCCAGCATGGGCCGGCTGCGCACCGCGGTGCAGACCCTCGCCGAGATGGAGATGCCCCCCGACGAACTCCTCGCCCACCTCGACGACCTCGTGCTCCGGCTCAGCGACGAAGAGAACGCCGCCGGCACCGCCGCCCGCTCCACGGCCACCTTCACCGGCGCGACCTGCCTCTACGCCGTCTACGACCCGGTCACCCGGCGGTGCACGATGGCCCGCGCCGGACACCCGCCACCCGTCGTCGTGGCACCGGACGGCAGGGCCGGCTTCCCGGAGATTCCCCCCGGACCCCCGCTCGGGCTGGGCGGCATGTCATTCGAGGCAACCGAGATCGAACTGGCCGAGAACAGCCTCCTCGGCCTCTACACCAACGGTCTCATCAAGGGCCGCGACCACGACTTGGAGCGGGGCATGGCCCGGCTCGGCGAGGTCCTCGCACACACCGAGGCGAACCTGGACACACTGTGCTCCTCTGCCGTGGAGCAACTCGTGCCCGTGCCCCAGCTCGACGACATCGCCCTCCTGCTGACCCGCAGCCATGCCCTCGGGGCCGACCAGGTCGTCTCCTGGGACGTACCCCCCGACCCGGCATCCGTCGGCGACCTGCGCGCCCGGGCCACCCGCCAGGTGTGCGACTGGGGCCTGCAGGAGCTGGCCCTGACGACGGAACTGGTCGTGAGCGAACTCGTCACCAACGCCATCCGCTACGCCGCACCGCCCATCAGGCTCCGCCTCCTCCGCGATGCCCGCCTCACCTGCGAGGTCGCCGACGCCAGCAGCACCGTCCCGCGGCTGCGGCACGCCCGCAGCACCGACGAGGGCGGCCGCGGACTCTTCCTGGTCGCCCAGCTCGCCCTTCGCTGGGGTGCCCGGTACACGGAACAGGGCAAGATCATCTGGGCCGAGCAGCAGATACCCTGA
- a CDS encoding maleylpyruvate isomerase family mycothiol-dependent enzyme, which translates to MAATNEAGHPLPYDTYREAIARETRRFAEAVQDADPASAVPSCPGWTLADLTRHVGALQRWFATLLTRLVQEPPRSREVELGLPADPQDYPGWVAAGEPAVAAVLRATDPDAAMWTWGEDPHARFWARRMLFETLVHRVDAERAVGRAADLDPVLAADGVDEFLVNLPHAGLFAPGVTKLRGNGEILAFHSTDTAEEWRVRLDPDGFRPVPHTDEAATAAVRAAAADLLLLLYGRRSYGEPAYEVSGQSTVLDNWFAHTGF; encoded by the coding sequence ATGGCAGCGACGAACGAGGCGGGGCACCCCCTGCCGTACGACACCTACCGCGAGGCCATCGCCCGCGAGACCCGGCGCTTCGCCGAGGCGGTGCAGGACGCCGACCCCGCGAGCGCCGTGCCCTCCTGCCCCGGCTGGACCCTGGCCGACCTCACCCGGCATGTGGGCGCGCTGCAGCGCTGGTTCGCCACGCTGCTGACCCGGCTGGTGCAGGAGCCCCCGCGCAGCCGCGAGGTGGAACTGGGCCTGCCGGCAGACCCGCAGGACTATCCCGGCTGGGTGGCGGCCGGGGAACCCGCCGTCGCGGCCGTCCTGCGCGCCACGGACCCCGATGCGGCGATGTGGACCTGGGGCGAGGACCCGCACGCGCGGTTCTGGGCCCGGCGGATGCTCTTCGAGACGCTGGTGCACCGGGTCGACGCGGAGCGCGCCGTCGGCCGGGCGGCGGACCTCGACCCCGTGCTCGCGGCGGACGGCGTGGACGAGTTCCTCGTCAACCTGCCCCACGCGGGCCTCTTCGCCCCCGGCGTGACCAAGCTGCGCGGCAACGGCGAGATCCTCGCGTTCCACAGTACGGACACCGCCGAGGAGTGGCGCGTGCGCCTGGACCCGGACGGCTTTCGCCCGGTGCCGCACACGGACGAAGCGGCCACGGCCGCCGTGCGCGCAGCGGCGGCGGACCTCCTGCTGCTCCTCTACGGCCGCAGGTCGTACGGCGAACCCGCCTACGAGGTCTCGGGGCAGAGCACGGTCCTCGACAACTGGTTCGCCCACACCGGCTTTTGA
- a CDS encoding PP2C family protein-serine/threonine phosphatase, which translates to MSQGSAGQEPDVSAEQRARLPAPPLWLRWLPLLYVAALLALEPLTPVQWPVSFALIAVPLVAAFAYGPVGVAAATLFAIALEGVLAGTPCCAGRSVGYLWDRHYVASYICTALVGALGTVLAAHRIRRERTLADVRFVAEIAQRVLLRPVPHRIGHLQLESLYLSAAAQAQIGGDLFEAVPTGYGVRLLIGDVRGKGLLAVETAATLLGAFREAAYEEPDLPSLATRLETSMLRRAERLGGDETGERFVTAVFAEIPADGGLVYLVNCGHPPPLCLRAGQVRELDSGRSAPPLNLGMLVQDPYHVDVYPFWPGDQLLLYTDGVTETRDASGTFYPLLERVRSWGVLPPKELLARLHDDLLAYSPRGLQDDTAALAVCLLPREPSAPAPTTTSAE; encoded by the coding sequence ATGAGCCAGGGTTCCGCCGGCCAGGAGCCGGACGTCTCCGCCGAACAGCGCGCCCGGCTGCCTGCGCCGCCCCTGTGGCTGCGCTGGCTGCCGCTGCTGTACGTGGCGGCTTTACTGGCACTGGAGCCTCTCACCCCGGTGCAGTGGCCGGTGAGCTTCGCACTGATCGCGGTGCCGCTGGTGGCGGCCTTCGCGTACGGGCCCGTGGGCGTCGCCGCGGCCACGCTGTTCGCCATCGCCCTCGAGGGGGTGCTGGCCGGCACCCCGTGCTGTGCGGGCCGGTCCGTCGGCTATCTGTGGGACCGGCACTACGTCGCCTCCTACATCTGCACGGCCCTGGTGGGCGCCCTGGGCACGGTCCTGGCGGCCCACCGGATCCGGCGGGAGCGCACCCTGGCCGACGTGCGGTTCGTGGCCGAGATCGCACAGCGCGTCCTGCTGCGGCCGGTGCCGCACCGGATCGGCCATCTCCAGCTGGAGAGCCTCTACCTCTCGGCCGCCGCGCAGGCCCAGATCGGCGGTGACCTCTTCGAGGCCGTGCCCACCGGCTACGGAGTCCGGCTGCTCATCGGTGACGTGCGCGGCAAGGGACTGCTCGCGGTGGAGACCGCCGCCACCCTGCTCGGCGCGTTCCGCGAGGCGGCGTACGAGGAACCCGATCTGCCCTCGCTCGCCACCCGGCTGGAGACGAGCATGCTCCGCAGGGCGGAGCGGCTCGGCGGAGACGAGACGGGCGAGCGGTTCGTCACCGCGGTCTTCGCCGAGATCCCGGCCGACGGCGGGCTCGTCTACCTCGTCAACTGCGGCCACCCGCCCCCGCTGTGTCTGCGGGCCGGCCAGGTCCGCGAGCTGGACAGCGGCCGGTCGGCACCGCCGCTGAACCTCGGCATGCTGGTCCAGGACCCGTACCACGTCGACGTCTACCCGTTCTGGCCGGGCGACCAGCTGCTGTTGTACACGGACGGCGTCACGGAGACCCGGGACGCGTCCGGCACCTTCTACCCCCTCCTCGAACGCGTCCGTTCCTGGGGTGTGCTCCCGCCGAAGGAGTTGCTCGCCCGCCTCCACGACGATCTGCTGGCCTACAGTCCCCGTGGGCTGCAGGACGACACCGCGGCGCTCGCGGTGTGTCTGCTGCCCCGGGAACCGTCCGCGCCGGCGCCCACGACGACGTCGGCGGAGTGA